In the genome of Drosophila yakuba strain Tai18E2 chromosome 3R, Prin_Dyak_Tai18E2_2.1, whole genome shotgun sequence, one region contains:
- the LOC6537809 gene encoding neprilysin-1, with amino-acid sequence MAFQPLGLLLGAILLSISTIDASVPHPLAANYSIDILRLAKAAHIKAYMGDEKEQACNSFYNYACANWPRLHPARKLKTRTNYLEELQELYIRKSADMLKSATRGAENSADRQLKYFYGSCRLQTNDTRSALNTLQNVTDFRGGWPEIRVASWYQYEYDWLQVVANLKRKLGVDIFIGLEVILDYKEENMHRLKIGAPQFPMSRRHYVHPHYDGTRELYERAIEDKLKVYFPEQSELWRQQVASQVVQIEQQLAKGLPHNPALTLAQTTRQRTAAEMKAAYGSYVDVTRYLQLIFNENLYMDVYETPEDYMSNLVDVIRETPKLQLANYTMWKALEALDTARVPTSQRADIWCVQLAQQYFPHQLESLFHRNFNHMQMINELQSTWSDIKRVFREDLQASERLLWLTLETRQKAITKLEALKLHFRTHDDNKLIRQMHGLNLHVDHFYPNLVSVLQWKTQRGLAKLMAEPVTEDEVYKLPHYEIQKNRIQVPITFLQARFFWDPAYPNALKYATLGVLLARQMLHGFDGVGRRYDAYGYQNNWWDHTSESSYSRRTQCFQEQYAIFVEYKGKPVQDKDLLRRIVADNGALDIAYRAYQQWLKNAAETPVIYQRERLPLLDHDHNQIFYLGYAQLYCTDYPESVERFDELPEQLRINTALSNSQQFANAFGCSREDKLNARFKCTLY; translated from the coding sequence ATGGCCTTCCAACCGCTTGGACTCCTGCTGGGAGCCATCCTGCTTTCCATAAGCACCATCGATGCTTCAGTGCCTCATCCTTTGGCCGCCAACTATTCGATCGACATCCTGCGACTGGCCAAGGCGGCTCACATCAAGGCGTACATGGGCGATGAGAAGGAGCAGGCTTGCAATAGTTTCTACAACTATGCCTGCGCCAATTGGCCGCGTTTGCATCCCGCTCGAAAGCTGAAGACACGGACCAACTACCTGGAGGAGCTCCAGGAGCTGTATATCCGAAAGAGCGCCGATATGCTCAAGAGTGCGACAAGGGGAGCTGAGAACAGTGCCGATCGTCAGTTGAAGTACTTCTATGGCTCATGCCGCCTTCAAACGAATGACACGCGATCTGCCTTAAATACGCTGCAAAATGTGACGGATTTCCGAGGCGGTTGGCCAGAGATTCGCGTTGCCTCGTGGTATCAGTACGAGTACGATTGGCTGCAGGTGGTGGCCAATCTGAAGCGCAAGTTGGGCGTGGACATTTTCATAGGACTGGAGGTGATACTCGACTACAAGGAGGAGAATATGCATCGCTTGAAGATCGGTGCGCCCCAGTTTCCCATGTCACGGCGTCACTACGTCCATCCCCACTACGATGGCACTCGGGAGCTGTACGAGCGTGCAATCGAAGATAAGCTTAAAGTGTATTTCCCGGAACAATCGGAGCTTTGGAGGCAGCAGGTGGCCAGCCAAGTCGTCCAAATCGAGCAGCAACTGGCCAAGGGATTGCCACACAATCCTGCGCTCACCTTGGCGCAAACCACTCGGCAAAGGACCGCCGCTGAGATGAAGGCTGCCTATGGTAGCTATGTGGATGTGACGCGGTATTTGCAGTTGATATTCAACGAAAACCTGTACATGGATGTGTATGAGACACCCGAGGATTATATGTCCAATCTGGTGGATGTGATAAGGGAAACACCCAAGCTGCAGCTGGCCAACTATACCATGTGGAAGGCATTGGAAGCGTTGGATACCGCACGAGTGCCAACGTCCCAGAGAGCTGATATTTGGTGTGTCCAGTTGGCGCAGCAATACTTCCCCCATCAGCTGGAGAGTCTGTTCCATCGCAACTTCAACCACATGCAGATGATCAATGAGTTGCAATCGACGTGGTCGGATATTAAGCGAGTCTTTCGCGAGGATCTGCAGGCCTCGGAGCGTTTGCTCTGGCTGACATTGGAGACCAGACAGAAGGCCATCACCAAGCTGGAGGCTTTGAAGCTGCACTTCCGGACCCACGATGACAACAAGTTGATTCGCCAGATGCACGGACTTAATCTGCACGTGGATCACTTTTACCCGAACTTGGTGAGTGTTCTCCAGTGGAAGACACAACGCGGTCTGGCCAAGTTGATGGCCGAACCGGTGACCGAAGATGAAGTGTACAAGCTGCCACACTACGAGATCCAGAAGAATCGCATCCAGGTGCCGATCACATTCCTGCAGGCAAGATTCTTCTGGGATCCCGCCTATCCCAATGCCTTGAAGTACGCCACCTTGGGTGTGCTCCTCGCTCGCCAAATGCTCCACGGATTCGATGGCGTGGGCAGGCGTTACGATGCCTATGGTTATCAGAACAACTGGTGGGATCACACCTCGGAGAGTTCGTACTCCCGCCGCACCCAGTGTTTCCAGGAGCAGTACGCCATCTTTGTGGAGTACAAGGGTAAGCCCGTGCAGGACAAGGATCTGTTGCGTAGAATTGTAGCCGATAATGGTGCCCTGGACATCGCGTATCGCGCCTACCAACAGTGGCTAAAGAATGCCGCCGAAACACCGGTTATATATCAAAGGGAACGTCTGCCACTCCTCGATCATGACCACAATCAGATCTTCTATCTGGGCTATGCGCAGCTGTACTGCACCGACTATCCGGAATCGGTGGAGCGGTTCGATGAGCTTCCCGAGCAGCTGCGGATTAACACGGCGCTATCCAATTCCCAACAGTTCGCCAATGCCTTCGGTTGCTCCAGGGAGGATAAGCTGAACGCTCGCTTTAAGTGCACGCTCTACTAA
- the LOC26535121 gene encoding uncharacterized protein LOC26535121, giving the protein MQQSILVLLLGCVAFANAFGISLSFLNPSTDSVEPPANSKLCTPMEDAPSERVHSLISPTDQPSSTPIEPVVVNGRPVVPLPTLAPISTSTATPVNKGTYGGHVPNLPVECQPTPLGIGTRLSSQLLKILTVLG; this is encoded by the exons ATGCAACAGAGT ATTCTAGTCCTTCTACTTGGCTGTGTGGCATTTGCCAATGCGTTTGGCATCAGCCTGTCATTTTTAAACCCATCAACGGACTCTGTCGAGCCGCCAGCAAATTCCAAATTATGCACACCCATGGAGGATGCACCTTCGGAAAGGGTTCACTCCCTGATCTCGCCAACAGATCAACCAAGTAGCACGCCGATTGAACCTGTAGTCGTTAATGGCAGGCCAGTGGTACCCCTACCCACACTAGCACCGATTTCCACTTCAACTGCAACTCCGGTTAACAAAGGAACATATGGGGGACATGTGCCTAATCTTCCGGTGGAGTGCCAACCCACTCCTTTGGGTATCGGAACTCGGTTGAGTTCGCAGCTCCTGAAAATACTCACAGTCTTGGGCTAA
- the LOC26535715 gene encoding uncharacterized protein LOC26535715 yields MRAIFILCTLLVCLVVLLRLSWGVGTSDTQDVTSSDPKFVSDKDLYASYDWSQDVIKNGEKDNDLNAITGQDILKSKARLQKLLTILRQEPPKDNYSKVLPVEVEATSDPSNAEDTTILCNPVIDENCEPESIGPRLSATLLKILA; encoded by the exons ATGCGAGCGATT TTTATATTGTGCACACTCCTTGTATGCCTGGTTGTATTACTGCGATTAAGTTGGGGCGTCGGCACTTCGGATACCCAGGACGTGACCAGCTCAGATCCCAAGTTCGTATCGGACAAGGACTTATATGCTTCATATGACTGGTCCCAAGATGTCATCAAGAACGGTGAAAAGGATAACGATTTGAATGCCATCACTGGACAAGATATTTTGAAGTCAAAAGCGAGACTTCAAAAGCTTCTGACTATTCTGAGGCAAGAACCACCAAAGGATAACTACTCTAAGGTTTTACCAGTTGAAGTTGAAGCCACCAGTGATCCATCTAATGCAGAAGATACAACCATCTTATGTAATCCAGTTATTGACGAAAACTGCGAACCAGAGTCCATTGGACCAAGACTAAGCGCAACTCTACTTAAGATCCTTGCATAA
- the LOC6537811 gene encoding ubiquitin carboxyl-terminal hydrolase 12 produces the protein MGANVSQLEREIGSDLFPPNEHYFGLVNFGNTCYSNSVLQALYFCKPFREKVLEYKAKNKRPKETLLSCLADLFYSIATQKKKVGSIAPKKFITRLRKEKEEFDNYMQQDAHEFLNFLINHINEIILAERNAGPSNGNPKASNQGGSTSAMASSIASKSSSTSNSNSNSNSTTNSNGNSSNSTGSLNATTSVLDASGSLTATTTPIISGNGTGSNGANSEPTWVHEIFQGILTSETRCLNCETVSSKDENFFDLQVDVDQNTSITHCLRCFSNTETLCSDNKFKCDNCCSYQEAQKRMRVKKLPMILALHLKRFKYMEQFNRHIKVSHRVVFPLELRLFNTSDDAVNPDRLYDLTAVVIHCGSGPNRGHYISIVKSHGLWLLFDDDMVDKIEASTIEDFYGLTSDIHKSSETGYILFYQSRDCT, from the coding sequence ATGGGTGCCAATGTGTCGCAGCTGGAGCGGGAGATTGGCTCCGATCTGTTCCCGCCGAATGAGCACTACTTCGGGCTGGTGAACTTTGGGAACACCTGCTACAGCAACTCGGTGCTGCAGGCCCTCTACTTTTGCAAGCCATTTCGCGAGAAGGTCCTCGAGTACAAGGCCAAGAACAAGCGGCCCAAGGAGACGCTGCTCTCCTGTCTGGCGGATCTATTCTACAGCATTGCCACGCAGAAGAAGAAGGTGGGCTCCATTGCGCCCAAGAAGTTCATCACCAGGCTGcgcaaggagaaggaggagttcGATAACTATATGCAGCAGGATGCCCATGAGTTTCTCAATTTCCTGATCAATCACATCAACGAGATCATATTGGCCGAGCGGAATGCAGGACCCAGCAATGGGAATCCAAAGGCCTCGAATCAAGGCGGAAGCACAAGTGCCATGGCCAGCAGCATAGCTAGCAAGTCCAGTTCAACGTCCAACTCGAATTCCAACTCCAATTCGACGACAAACTCAAATGGGAACAGTAGCAACTCGACGGGATCACTGAATGCCACCACAAGTGTACTGGATGCCAGTGGCAGTCTTACGGCCACCACAACGCCCATAATCTCAGGAAATGGAACAGGAAGCAATGGGGCCAACTCGGAGCCCACCTGGGTGCACGAGATCTTTCAGGGCATACTCACGTCGGAGACGAGATGCCTCAACTGCGAGACGGTGAGCAGCAAGGATGAGAATTTCTTTGACCTCCAGGTGGACGTGGACCAGAACACCTCGATTACGCACTGCCTGCGGTGCTTCAGCAACACGGAGACCCTGTGCTCGGACAACAAGTTCAAGTGCGACAATTGCTGCAGCTACCAGGAGGCGCAGAAGAGGATGCGGGTGAAGAAGTTGCCCATGATCCTGGCCCTGCATCTCAAGCGCTTCAAGTACATGGAGCAGTTCAACAGGCACATCAAGGTCTCGCATCGCGTTGTCTTCCCACTGGAACTACGACTCTTCAACACCTCCGATGATGCCGTGAATCCCGATCGACTCTACGACCTGACCGCTGTGGTCATCCACTGCGGTTCCGGACCGAATCGTGGCCATTATATATCGATTGTGAAGAGCCACGGACTGTGGCTGCTATTCGACGATGATATGGTGGACAAAATCGAGGCTTCCACCATCGAGGACTTCTACGGCCTGACCTCCGACATACACAAGTCCTCGGAAACGGGCTACATACTGTTCTATCAGTCGCGGGACTGCACCTAA
- the LOC26535913 gene encoding uncharacterized protein LOC26535913, which translates to MQLRIILLLLVCVAVASSLNPSQLASKTPSTNVKKDASSSKEEKPSLKPCKPIDPSSSEQKGLGITPKGGSVNPESRTTSGKDVKLVDKSLDDCEPIPEGIGSRLNARTLQTLVTKTNMKGDS; encoded by the exons ATGCAGCTGCGG ATTATATTATTGCTCCTGGTCTGTGTGGCCGTTGCAAGTTCACTAAACCCAAGTCAACTGGCATCAAAAACCCCATCAACTAATGTTAAAAAGGATGCGTCGTCGTCCAAGGAGGAGAAACCAAGTTTGAAACCCTGCAAACCCATCGATCCTTCGAGTTCAGAGCAAAAAGGACTAGGCATTACTCCCAAAGGCGGATCAGTTAACCCGGAATCAAGAACAACTTCTGGCAAAGACGTAAAGTTAGTTGATAAAAGTCTGGATGATTGCGAACCCATTCCTGAGGGTATTGGATCTCGGTTGAACGCGAGAACTTTGCAAACACTGGTTACAAAAACTAACATGAAGGGGGATAGCTGA
- the LOC26535270 gene encoding uncharacterized protein LOC26535270, giving the protein MQLSITFALLGWIAVVNASGGLSQLFLTASNRPSSNDNYEPPSSKQATSRIKQCNPVETTSLEPNELLQSTNSPGVASTRNTVPLPTLAPSSSLSSTEINTNIDKIPDKIERVVVPLPTLKPTSTLGPIQVGSEDGQSNVPQSGIRELIPFAPKAVGILKERLDDIVPNTIPIKKLVALPTLKPTSTSTTTGNNLLETEDQTQDDCETLPDGIGSRLDAKTLKSLVKTQVG; this is encoded by the exons ATGCAACTAAGT ATCACATTCGCGCTGCTTGGCTGGATCGCCGTTGTAAATGCTAGTGGTGGTCTAAGCCAACTCTTCCTAACGGCCTCAAATAGACCATCTTCCAATGATAACTATGAGCCGCCTTCGTCCAAGCAGGCAACATCGAGAATTAAACAGTGCAATCCCGTTGAAACTACGAGTTTAGAGCCAAATGAACTGCTGCAAAGTACCAATTCTCCTGGAGTGGCCAGTACCAGAAATACTGTACCCCTTCCCACTCTGGCTCCCAGCTCCTCTTTAAGTTCCACGGAAATCAACACTAACATTGATAAAATACCCGATAAAATTGAGAGAGTGGTCGTACCTCTACCAACACTTAAGCCCACTTCCACTTTAGGCCCAATTCAAGTTGGCAGTGAAGATGGTCAAAGTAATGTACCTCAAAGCGGTATTAGGGAATTAATTCCTTTCGCCCCAAAGGCAGTGGGAATACTTAAAGAAAGGTTGGATGATATTGTACCCAATACAATTCCAATTAAAAAACTCGTAGCACTACCAACTCTGAAGCCAACTTCCACATCAACAACAACCGGAAACAACCTCTTGGAAACGGAGGACCAAACTCAGGATGATTGCGAAACTCTGCCCGACGGTATTGGATCACGATTAGATGCCAAAACACTTAAATCGTTAGTTAAAACTCAAGTGGGATAA
- the LOC6537810 gene encoding uncharacterized protein LOC6537810, with protein sequence MIRVTTCLLVFVFFAFYIDQNYASTKVLYEFHIREANQQRDEKGEIKDSSEESGEEPELIITGKRTSSYVFPIKDNNYVYVETATYVADNNGYHVKYNISLDAVELDRRLSGQALKTTAG encoded by the exons ATGATCAGAGTTACTACG tGCCTGTTGGTGTTTGTATTCTTTGCCTTTTATATCGATCAAAACTATGCCTCCACCAAAGTGCTTTACGAATTTCA CATTAGGGAAGCCAACCAACAGCGAGATGAGAAGGGGGAGATCAAGGATTCGTCCGAGGAATCTGGCGAGGAACCCGAACTGATCATCACCGGCAAACGAACCTCTTCGTACGTTTTTCCCATCAAGGATAACAACTATGTGTATGTGGAAACGGCCACCTATGTGGCGGATAACAATGGTTATCATGTCAAGTACAACATCTCCTTGGATGCCGTCGAACTTGACCGTCGTCTCAGCGGACAAGCACTTAAGACCACCGCTGGTTAG